A region of the Caldalkalibacillus thermarum genome:
ACAAACCATTCTCCATTAGTGTCCTTCCAGTATCTACTAACTCCACAATACAGTCTGCATACTCCATCAATGGTGCTACTTCCACTGAACCGTCCAATGTAACAATATTTGCATTGTATCCCTTACTCTTTAAATACTTTTTTGTAATATAAGGATAGCTAGTACAAACAACATTGATCGTGTCGTCATTCAGAGAGTTTTTCCCACATAAACACAGCTTACACTTTCCAATGTTTAGATCCAACAACTCCTTAACTGGAAGTTGACTTTCTTCGATAATATCTTTCCCTACTATACCTGCATCTACTTGGCCCAATGTAAGTAATCTCACTATATCTTGTGATTTTAATAATACTA
Encoded here:
- the hisG gene encoding ATP phosphoribosyltransferase encodes the protein MIDERKPRAKPILAIPKGRLLKEVAILFEESGIIHREELLQTRKLMFKLPEVDLVLLKSQDIVRLLTLGQVDAGIVGKDIIEESQLPVKELLDLNIGKCKLCLCGKNSLNDDTINVVCTSYPYITKKYLKSKGYNANIVTLDGSVEVAPLMEYADCIVELVDTGRTLMENGLSLYKEIMQVSARFIISSESDKELAGIKNIYDKLNQSISVVR